The following proteins come from a genomic window of Ilumatobacter coccineus YM16-304:
- a CDS encoding pyridoxal-phosphate-dependent aminotransferase family protein, whose product MASTELVLTDRILMGPGPCNPYPEAVQALGRPMLGHLDPEFIALLDETNERLRTVFGTSNALTFPVSGTGSAGMEAAIVNFVGPGDTVVVAVNGVFGGRMVDVVSRTGAEAIAVEHEWGQPVDIDRMVAAHPAPAMFAMVHAETSTGVESDVAAMGARKGDALLLADCVTSLGGVDLQVDGWGIDIAYSGTQKCLGVAPGLAPLTVSDRAIERIKPTPQSWYLDLNMIAAYVTGSGARAYHHTAPISMIMSLHAGLGAVLAEGLDAVRARHQAVGDAVKQGMVDLGFELFAAEGHRLAPLSSIVIPEGHLGSMTEAEVRSRLLGDYGIEIGGGLGPVAGKVWRIGSMGHTARQRNVTTLLGALADILG is encoded by the coding sequence ATGGCGTCGACCGAGCTGGTACTGACTGATCGAATCCTGATGGGCCCGGGCCCGTGCAATCCCTACCCCGAGGCCGTGCAGGCGCTCGGGCGCCCGATGCTCGGTCACCTCGACCCCGAGTTCATCGCGCTCCTCGACGAGACCAACGAGCGGTTGCGCACCGTGTTCGGCACGTCGAACGCGCTCACGTTCCCGGTGTCGGGCACGGGCTCGGCGGGCATGGAAGCGGCGATCGTCAACTTCGTCGGCCCAGGCGACACCGTGGTCGTCGCGGTCAACGGCGTCTTCGGCGGCCGGATGGTCGACGTCGTGTCGCGGACCGGCGCGGAGGCCATCGCCGTCGAGCACGAGTGGGGGCAGCCCGTCGACATCGACCGGATGGTCGCCGCCCACCCGGCGCCGGCGATGTTCGCCATGGTGCACGCCGAGACCTCGACGGGCGTCGAGAGCGACGTTGCTGCGATGGGCGCCCGCAAGGGTGATGCGCTGTTGCTCGCCGACTGTGTCACGTCGCTGGGCGGTGTCGACCTCCAGGTCGACGGATGGGGCATCGACATCGCGTACAGCGGAACGCAGAAGTGCCTCGGTGTCGCACCCGGTCTCGCTCCGCTCACCGTGTCGGACCGGGCGATCGAGCGGATCAAGCCGACGCCGCAGTCGTGGTACCTCGACCTCAACATGATCGCCGCCTACGTCACCGGCAGCGGAGCGCGCGCCTATCACCACACCGCGCCGATCTCGATGATCATGTCGCTGCACGCCGGGCTCGGCGCCGTCCTCGCCGAAGGGCTCGACGCCGTTCGCGCCCGGCACCAGGCCGTTGGCGACGCCGTCAAGCAGGGCATGGTCGACCTCGGCTTCGAACTCTTCGCCGCCGAAGGGCATCGCCTCGCACCGCTCAGCTCGATCGTCATTCCCGAGGGTCACCTCGGTTCGATGACCGAGGCCGAGGTGCGATCACGGCTGCTCGGCGACTACGGCATCGAGATCGGCGGCGGCCTCGGACCGGTTGCCGGCAAGGTCTGGCGCATCGGCAGCATGGGCCACACCGCCCGTCAGCGCAACGTCACCACGTTGCTCGGTGCACTCGCCGACATCCTCGGGTGA
- a CDS encoding MFS transporter, whose translation MNTTRGAPSQPPMSPFTRLAVTHALMMAGDAAMVVALADSFFFSVELDAARTQVLMFLAISFAPFLFVAPLIGPLIDRIAGGRRLVIQTVAIARLVLLILMAQYIDGIVLFPLVFGSLVLQKTYVVSKSALVPSTVRSETELVEANSKLGLLSGITGAVAVIPAGILLKTVGPGGALVYGAILFGLSFASATKLPKEVVADHAAGEEESAQLHSSGLQVASLAMTVLRANVGFTFFHLAFWLRSQDKGTLLFGAAVGVSAVATMIGNAIAPRLRARMQEETMLSAALVVSAAGGIGLAALGGPVAGVLVAAVVNFVASIGRLSFESIVQRDAPGANQGRAFASFETRFQFAWAAAAFVAVAIRVPGEIGFLIVGVVAAATLVNLRVGTSRSRSGPKRRRRRRPSQGRGRSRRARRPPPRARGQRPPADRRPRPNS comes from the coding sequence GTGAACACGACACGGGGGGCACCGTCGCAACCGCCGATGTCACCGTTCACCCGCCTCGCGGTCACCCACGCGTTGATGATGGCGGGCGATGCGGCGATGGTGGTCGCGCTCGCCGATTCGTTCTTCTTCAGCGTCGAACTCGATGCCGCTCGCACCCAGGTGCTGATGTTCCTCGCGATCAGTTTCGCGCCGTTCCTGTTCGTCGCGCCGCTGATCGGCCCGCTCATCGACCGGATCGCCGGTGGCCGCCGACTCGTGATCCAGACGGTGGCGATCGCCCGGCTCGTACTCCTGATCCTGATGGCGCAGTACATCGACGGCATCGTGCTGTTCCCGCTCGTGTTCGGATCGCTGGTGCTGCAGAAGACGTACGTGGTGTCGAAGTCGGCGCTCGTGCCGTCGACCGTTCGGTCCGAGACCGAACTGGTGGAGGCCAACTCCAAGCTGGGTCTGCTCTCCGGTATCACCGGCGCCGTGGCCGTGATCCCGGCCGGCATCCTGCTCAAGACGGTCGGGCCCGGCGGCGCGCTCGTCTACGGCGCCATCCTGTTCGGCCTGTCGTTCGCGTCCGCGACGAAACTGCCGAAGGAGGTCGTCGCCGACCACGCTGCCGGCGAGGAGGAGTCCGCTCAGTTGCACTCGAGCGGCCTGCAGGTCGCCTCGCTGGCGATGACGGTGTTGCGAGCCAACGTCGGCTTCACGTTCTTCCACCTCGCGTTCTGGCTGCGCTCGCAAGACAAGGGCACGCTGCTCTTCGGTGCGGCGGTCGGCGTGTCGGCGGTGGCCACGATGATCGGCAACGCGATCGCCCCACGGCTGCGGGCTCGGATGCAGGAGGAGACCATGCTGTCGGCGGCGCTCGTCGTGAGCGCGGCCGGAGGTATCGGTCTCGCTGCGCTCGGCGGCCCGGTCGCCGGTGTACTCGTGGCGGCGGTCGTCAACTTCGTCGCATCGATCGGTCGCCTCAGCTTCGAGAGCATCGTGCAACGCGACGCCCCCGGCGCCAACCAGGGTCGAGCATTCGCGTCGTTCGAGACTCGGTTCCAGTTCGCCTGGGCGGCTGCGGCGTTCGTGGCGGTGGCGATCAGGGTCCCCGGCGAGATCGGATTCCTCATCGTCGGTGTGGTCGCAGCCGCAACCCTCGTCAACCTGCGTGTCGGCACCAGCCGGTCACGTTCGGGTCCGAAGCGTCGGCGTCGGCGTCGCCCGTCGCAGGGTCGCGGTCGGTCACGGCGCGCTCGTCGCCCTCCGCCGCGTGCTCGAGGTCAGCGTCCTCCGGCCGACCGGCGGCCGCGGCCGAACTCCTGA
- a CDS encoding zinc-dependent metalloprotease has translation MADDDDSNVNPFNPFEGMPMFGDISKMLAGQGPLNWDAARQFAIMSATGGDAAGLVGFGGAQPTATPNIDPTVRIKYAELANIARLHVADVMGIEVPDVEPSVATPEQWAVETLEAYRPLFTDMATSLGPSDDLPDEAASDPMAQMMAGLSKMMAPAMLGMAVGSMVGNLARRAFGVYDLPIPRATPALVLVPPTIDAFAAEWEISEDEMRLWVLAHELAGLALFAVPHIAEHLQALVREHVGAFRPDASAVTDKLTSLDIDQSDPMAAMQSAFGDPEVLLGAVRSPEQLAMEPVLDAAVATIIGAIDWVVDAVAVRIIGGNALQIAEAVRRRRSESSPDDKFVERLLGIRLGAEQTARGKAFVQGVVDRAGETGLAPLFADPEAMPTPSEIEAPGLWLARVSPE, from the coding sequence ATGGCAGACGACGATGATTCGAACGTCAACCCGTTCAACCCGTTCGAGGGCATGCCGATGTTCGGCGACATCTCGAAGATGCTGGCCGGGCAAGGCCCGCTGAACTGGGACGCCGCGCGTCAGTTCGCCATCATGTCGGCCACGGGCGGCGACGCTGCCGGACTCGTCGGCTTCGGCGGAGCACAACCGACCGCCACGCCCAACATCGACCCCACGGTTCGGATCAAGTACGCCGAACTGGCCAACATCGCTCGCCTCCACGTCGCCGACGTGATGGGCATCGAGGTGCCCGACGTCGAGCCCTCGGTCGCCACCCCCGAGCAGTGGGCCGTCGAGACGCTCGAGGCGTATCGTCCGCTGTTCACCGACATGGCGACCTCGCTCGGCCCGAGCGACGACCTGCCCGACGAGGCGGCGTCCGACCCGATGGCCCAGATGATGGCCGGGCTGTCGAAGATGATGGCGCCGGCGATGCTCGGCATGGCCGTCGGTTCGATGGTCGGCAACCTCGCTCGCCGAGCGTTCGGCGTCTACGACCTGCCGATCCCGCGGGCCACCCCGGCGCTGGTGCTGGTTCCGCCGACGATCGACGCGTTCGCCGCTGAGTGGGAGATCTCCGAAGACGAGATGCGGCTGTGGGTGCTGGCGCACGAGCTCGCCGGGCTCGCGTTGTTCGCCGTGCCGCACATCGCCGAACACCTGCAAGCGCTCGTTCGAGAGCACGTCGGCGCGTTCCGTCCCGATGCGTCCGCCGTCACCGACAAGCTCACGTCGCTCGACATCGACCAGTCCGACCCGATGGCCGCGATGCAGTCGGCGTTCGGCGATCCCGAGGTGTTGCTCGGTGCGGTGCGTTCGCCCGAGCAGCTCGCGATGGAACCCGTGCTCGACGCAGCGGTGGCCACGATCATCGGCGCCATCGACTGGGTGGTCGACGCCGTGGCCGTTCGCATCATCGGCGGCAACGCGCTCCAGATCGCCGAAGCGGTTCGCCGTCGACGCTCCGAGTCGTCACCCGACGACAAGTTCGTCGAACGCCTGCTGGGTATCCGGCTCGGCGCCGAGCAGACCGCTCGCGGCAAGGCGTTCGTGCAGGGCGTGGTCGACCGCGCCGGCGAGACCGGCCTGGCCCCGCTCTTCGCCGACCCCGAAGCCATGCCGACGCCGAGCGAGATCGAAGCTCCCGGCCTCTGGCTCGCTCGCGTCAGCCCCGAATAG
- a CDS encoding DUF6941 family protein, translated as MTARLNALILCDFAQIREGLLFVQSGGLTRLVAPTFPAQFACHVAALVYLPPHEASEAHGMVIKAKAAETATLVATVKVSMHETPPPAGLQPGEGRQVPIVVPLSVISFPSPGEYDLHVEIDDEFAGEISFRVEQRPTPTA; from the coding sequence GTGACCGCCCGGCTCAATGCGCTGATCCTCTGCGACTTCGCGCAGATCCGAGAGGGCCTGCTGTTCGTACAGTCGGGTGGGCTGACGCGTCTCGTCGCTCCCACCTTCCCGGCCCAGTTCGCCTGCCACGTGGCGGCGCTCGTCTACCTGCCGCCGCACGAAGCGAGCGAGGCGCACGGCATGGTGATCAAGGCCAAAGCGGCCGAGACCGCCACGCTCGTCGCCACCGTCAAGGTCTCGATGCACGAGACCCCGCCGCCGGCCGGGCTGCAACCTGGCGAGGGTCGGCAGGTTCCGATCGTGGTGCCGCTGTCGGTCATCAGCTTCCCGTCGCCGGGCGAATACGACCTGCACGTCGAGATCGACGACGAGTTCGCAGGCGAGATCAGCTTCCGGGTCGAACAGCGCCCGACACCGACCGCCTGA
- the panB gene encoding 3-methyl-2-oxobutanoate hydroxymethyltransferase, with the protein MADEIAPYGSNTNADPALKRVRTRHFQQAKENGIKITGLTSYECLSASVFDDAGIDFLLVGDSAGNTVFGYDTTIPVTVDELIPLTAAVVRAVNRALVIADMPFGSYENGPDQALSTAIRFMKETGCHAVKCEGGVRSSKQIKRIVRAGIPVMGHVGFTPQSEHGLGGHIIQGRGDDGAEQLLADAHAVEDAGAFAVVLEMVPSEVAGQVTRELTIPTISVGAGPQCDGQLMVWTDWAGFTSGRIPRFVKQYADLAGTLKQAALSYREEVEAGIYPGPEHEYGA; encoded by the coding sequence GTGGCCGATGAAATTGCCCCATACGGATCGAACACCAACGCCGACCCGGCGCTCAAACGCGTCCGGACCAGACACTTCCAGCAGGCGAAGGAGAACGGCATCAAGATCACCGGCCTCACGAGCTACGAGTGCCTGTCGGCGAGCGTGTTCGACGACGCCGGTATCGACTTCCTCCTCGTCGGCGACTCCGCCGGCAACACGGTGTTCGGCTACGACACGACCATTCCGGTCACCGTCGACGAGCTGATCCCGCTCACCGCGGCCGTGGTCCGCGCCGTCAACCGGGCGCTCGTCATCGCCGACATGCCGTTCGGCTCGTACGAGAACGGACCAGACCAGGCGTTGAGCACCGCGATCCGGTTCATGAAGGAAACCGGGTGCCATGCGGTCAAGTGCGAAGGAGGCGTGCGCAGCTCGAAGCAGATCAAGCGCATCGTCCGCGCCGGCATTCCGGTCATGGGCCACGTCGGGTTCACACCGCAGAGCGAGCACGGTCTCGGCGGACACATCATCCAAGGCCGTGGCGACGACGGCGCCGAGCAGCTGCTCGCCGACGCTCACGCCGTCGAAGACGCCGGCGCGTTCGCCGTGGTGCTCGAGATGGTGCCGTCGGAGGTCGCCGGCCAAGTCACCCGCGAACTCACGATTCCGACGATCAGCGTCGGCGCCGGCCCGCAGTGCGACGGCCAACTGATGGTCTGGACCGACTGGGCCGGATTCACCTCCGGCCGCATTCCGCGATTCGTCAAGCAGTACGCCGACCTCGCCGGCACGCTCAAGCAGGCTGCGCTCTCGTACCGCGAAGAGGTCGAAGCCGGGATCTACCCCGGCCCCGAACACGAGTACGGCGCCTGA